A genome region from Christensenella minuta includes the following:
- a CDS encoding ROK family protein yields the protein MAKQSGLKQATITNIINDFLNWGLVNETGIISGEKGRSSIGIQINHQNYYVIGVRLARGFFRIGLFDIFGINLNQSRFDHEKSTGPEVVVAKIKLEISRLIEKNRDKNIIGIGIAVPGPYFSHEGRIVDITDFPGWSKIQFKEEMASAFDLPVVIDHDANAGAVAEWWIAPNKQLTGTMVYLAVEDGLGAGIIHDGVLFRGAMGTAGEIGHVSINLDGPLCVCGNRGCLTNYASSKYLMERTREELPGYPDSMLREGFSYQDVVRAVKAGDPLAVAMFRETVRNLAAGMINILCAYSPNEIVIGGMISEFGEYLLKVLEEYVHGHTFPNFTEQVTINLSTLGPDPSFVGAAALAIDYCLRQASIFENAIRT from the coding sequence TTGGCGAAACAGTCGGGGTTAAAGCAGGCAACGATTACAAATATTATTAATGATTTTTTGAATTGGGGACTGGTGAATGAAACGGGAATTATCAGCGGAGAAAAAGGAAGATCCAGCATCGGCATCCAAATCAATCATCAAAACTATTATGTAATCGGAGTACGGCTGGCGCGGGGATTTTTCCGAATCGGGCTGTTTGACATTTTTGGGATCAACCTCAACCAAAGCCGATTCGACCATGAAAAGTCGACCGGACCGGAAGTGGTTGTAGCGAAGATCAAACTGGAAATCTCACGTCTAATCGAAAAAAACAGGGACAAAAACATTATTGGAATTGGGATTGCGGTTCCTGGACCGTATTTCAGCCATGAGGGCAGGATTGTGGATATTACGGATTTTCCTGGCTGGAGCAAGATACAGTTTAAGGAAGAAATGGCCAGTGCGTTCGATTTGCCGGTTGTCATCGACCACGACGCAAACGCAGGCGCGGTTGCGGAATGGTGGATTGCGCCGAATAAGCAATTGACGGGAACCATGGTTTATTTAGCCGTAGAAGACGGCTTGGGAGCGGGAATTATCCATGATGGCGTGCTCTTCCGGGGCGCAATGGGGACGGCCGGGGAAATAGGGCATGTCAGTATCAATCTGGATGGGCCGCTTTGCGTATGCGGAAACCGCGGTTGTTTGACAAACTATGCTTCTTCCAAATATCTTATGGAGCGGACCCGCGAAGAACTGCCGGGATATCCGGACAGTATGCTGCGGGAAGGCTTTTCCTACCAAGACGTCGTACGCGCGGTAAAAGCCGGGGATCCCCTGGCGGTAGCAATGTTCCGCGAAACGGTACGCAATTTGGCGGCCGGTATGATTAATATCCTCTGTGCGTACAGTCCGAATGAAATCGTCATTGGAGGTATGATAAGTGAATTTGGAGAATACTTATTAAAGGTGCTGGAGGAATATGTCCACGGGCATACCTTCCCGAATTTTACGGAACAAGTAACCATCAATTTGAGTACCCTTGGGCCGGACCCATCCTTTGTGGGTGCGGCGGCACTGGCGATCGACTACTGCCTCAGGCAGGCCAGCATTTTTGAAAATGCCATAAGGACATGA
- a CDS encoding AMP-binding protein has product MENYPNYPLRNEKNMRTMLAAAKKAYGARDMLRVRTKEKTVRGIGAGEFLSDMDALGNALLGLGLADAHIAVIGPTSYEWLLTYYAVQCGVGVIVPIDKELPDGEIANILADSGARALVFSGEYADTVENIRGGLAAVKYYIDMRAEKNGGNTLSFRGLIREAKDCGYEQREIDENAMSALLYTSGTTGKSKGVMLTQKNILSASEGGLSLLDLGQVCMSVLPVHHSFESTHGITMMIQNGTTICINDSLRHFMENLQLFKPDMIFLVPLFVEMMHRKIWQNAEANGQAEALRALVEKSNAELRAGEDNRGRYFKNIRDAFGGNLKLIICGGAPLSARLMREFRELGILLLNGYGITECAPLVSVNKNRYYCDGAVGIPIACCDVKVENADEDGDGEIWVKGPNVMLGYYKNEEGTREVMKDGWFNTGDIGRIDGGGFLHITGRKKNLIVLSSGKNVYPEEIEEYLMRIPYIKEVIVYAPLADGMRETELCAEIFVTEEYTAVHSAREIEENLRKDISAVNKTLPTFKHIGRFHVRDREFEKTTKKSIKRFAM; this is encoded by the coding sequence ATGGAAAACTATCCGAATTATCCGTTGAGGAATGAGAAAAATATGCGGACGATGCTTGCCGCCGCAAAAAAGGCGTATGGCGCGCGGGATATGCTGCGCGTGCGCACAAAGGAAAAAACGGTGCGCGGGATTGGCGCAGGCGAATTCCTGAGCGATATGGACGCGCTTGGGAACGCTCTTCTGGGGCTTGGCCTTGCGGATGCGCACATTGCGGTGATCGGGCCGACAAGCTATGAATGGCTGCTTACTTATTACGCGGTACAGTGCGGCGTGGGCGTGATCGTCCCGATCGACAAAGAACTTCCGGACGGCGAGATCGCCAATATCCTTGCAGACAGCGGCGCGCGGGCGCTTGTTTTTTCAGGCGAATATGCGGATACGGTGGAAAACATCCGCGGCGGGCTTGCGGCTGTTAAATATTATATCGATATGCGCGCGGAGAAAAACGGCGGAAATACGCTTAGCTTCCGCGGATTGATCCGCGAAGCGAAAGACTGCGGGTATGAGCAGCGGGAAATCGACGAAAATGCGATGTCCGCCCTGCTGTATACGTCGGGCACGACGGGAAAAAGCAAGGGTGTGATGCTGACGCAGAAGAATATCCTTTCCGCTTCGGAAGGCGGGCTTTCCCTGCTCGACCTCGGGCAGGTCTGTATGTCCGTGCTGCCCGTGCACCATTCCTTTGAAAGCACGCACGGCATCACCATGATGATCCAGAACGGCACGACGATTTGCATAAACGACAGCCTGAGGCACTTCATGGAAAACCTCCAGCTTTTCAAACCGGACATGATCTTTCTCGTACCGCTGTTCGTGGAGATGATGCACCGCAAGATCTGGCAGAACGCGGAGGCGAACGGCCAGGCGGAAGCGCTGCGCGCGCTCGTCGAAAAGAGCAATGCGGAGCTGCGCGCGGGTGAAGACAACCGCGGCCGATATTTTAAGAATATCCGCGATGCGTTCGGCGGAAACCTGAAGCTTATCATCTGCGGCGGCGCACCGCTTTCCGCGCGGCTGATGCGCGAGTTCCGGGAGCTTGGTATCCTGCTTTTGAACGGCTACGGGATCACGGAATGCGCACCCCTCGTCTCAGTCAATAAAAACCGCTATTATTGCGACGGAGCTGTGGGAATCCCGATTGCCTGCTGCGACGTGAAGGTGGAAAACGCGGACGAGGACGGAGACGGCGAGATATGGGTCAAGGGTCCGAACGTGATGCTTGGGTATTATAAAAACGAAGAAGGCACGAGGGAAGTGATGAAAGACGGCTGGTTCAACACCGGCGATATCGGCCGTATAGACGGCGGCGGTTTCCTTCACATTACGGGACGGAAAAAGAACCTGATCGTGCTCTCCAGCGGGAAAAATGTTTATCCGGAGGAAATAGAGGAATACCTGATGCGCATTCCGTATATTAAAGAAGTAATCGTGTATGCGCCGCTTGCGGACGGCATGAGGGAAACGGAGCTTTGCGCGGAGATTTTCGTGACCGAGGAGTATACGGCAGTCCATAGCGCGCGGGAGATCGAGGAAAACCTCAGGAAGGATATTTCCGCCGTCAATAAAACGCTGCCCACCTTTAAACACATCGGGCGCTTCCATGTGCGCGACAGGGAATTCGAAAAGACCACGAAAAAATCGATCAAGCGTTTTGCGATGTAG
- a CDS encoding glycerol-3-phosphate dehydrogenase, translated as MSIITIVGAGMMGSAIGFPASDNGNEVRLVGTPLDREIIRHARKTGEHLTLRRKLPTGYKYYQVEELREALAGADLLVSGVSSFGVDWFLANILPVIPQTLPVLAVTKGMQDTEEGQLIPYPHLYAQKLDRKLSLNAVGGPCTSYELADHDPTEVCFCGEDMEALRKIKAMFETDYYHISLSTDVVGVECAVAMKNAYALAVTLAVGLSERIEGVGGTLHYNSQAALFGQSVREMRKLLALVGGGDDNIVYGAGDLYVTVFGGRTRLIGTLLGRGMSFPEAMEELDGITLESIVIATRTARAVRRLIARGEARAEDFPLMLHVDDIINNGKEVAIPWSGFEVETQL; from the coding sequence ATGAGTATTATTACGATCGTAGGGGCGGGAATGATGGGTTCGGCTATCGGGTTCCCGGCAAGCGACAACGGAAACGAGGTACGGCTGGTGGGAACGCCGCTTGACCGGGAGATCATCAGGCACGCACGCAAGACGGGGGAACACCTGACCCTCCGGCGCAAACTCCCCACGGGATACAAATATTACCAGGTCGAGGAACTCCGCGAGGCGCTCGCCGGCGCCGATTTATTGGTGAGCGGAGTATCGAGCTTCGGCGTAGACTGGTTCCTTGCCAATATCCTCCCCGTGATTCCGCAAACGCTGCCCGTCCTTGCGGTGACGAAGGGCATGCAGGATACGGAGGAGGGGCAGCTCATTCCCTATCCGCATCTCTATGCGCAAAAGCTGGACCGGAAGCTTTCCCTGAACGCGGTGGGCGGCCCGTGCACGAGTTATGAGCTTGCGGACCACGACCCTACGGAGGTATGCTTCTGCGGGGAGGACATGGAAGCGCTGCGTAAGATAAAGGCGATGTTTGAGACGGACTACTACCATATCAGCCTCTCCACGGACGTTGTGGGCGTGGAATGCGCGGTAGCTATGAAAAACGCTTACGCGCTGGCGGTAACGCTGGCGGTCGGCCTTTCGGAACGGATCGAGGGCGTGGGCGGCACCCTGCACTATAATTCGCAGGCGGCGCTGTTCGGGCAAAGCGTCCGCGAAATGCGCAAACTGCTCGCACTTGTGGGCGGCGGAGACGACAACATCGTATACGGTGCGGGCGACCTGTATGTAACGGTATTCGGCGGGCGTACCCGTCTGATCGGCACGCTGCTTGGGCGCGGGATGAGCTTTCCCGAAGCCATGGAAGAGCTCGATGGCATTACCCTCGAATCCATTGTGATCGCCACGCGCACGGCGCGCGCGGTGCGGCGGCTGATCGCGCGGGGAGAGGCCCGCGCGGAGGATTTTCCGCTGATGCTGCATGTGGACGACATCATCAACAACGGGAAAGAAGTGGCGATTCCATGGAGCGGCTTTGAGGTGGAAACGCAGCTATGA
- a CDS encoding DUF308 domain-containing protein has translation MNSESWKSREMIRLILSIVLLIIGLILLGAPTFAMEVIVVIIGIVVLAYGVIQLLINLSKRNRGDANAGLAIPVIAIIIGILLIIFRGGVANVILPFIIGVWAVITGVMSLMEASQVKDFSPGAWKVALISGLAELVLGIIMIVGIIAGSNALGVLLGVCLTIYGILSIVEWGIVASAKK, from the coding sequence ATGAATTCTGAGTCTTGGAAATCCAGGGAAATGATACGGCTGATCCTGAGCATCGTTCTTCTGATTATTGGTCTTATCCTGCTCGGCGCGCCGACGTTCGCAATGGAAGTAATTGTAGTCATCATTGGCATCGTGGTGCTGGCCTATGGCGTGATCCAATTGTTAATCAATCTTTCAAAACGCAACCGGGGAGACGCGAATGCGGGCCTTGCCATTCCGGTGATTGCAATTATTATCGGCATCCTTCTGATTATCTTCCGCGGCGGCGTGGCCAATGTGATCCTGCCGTTTATCATCGGCGTGTGGGCGGTTATCACAGGCGTGATGAGCCTGATGGAAGCGTCGCAGGTGAAGGATTTCAGCCCGGGCGCGTGGAAGGTGGCGCTCATTAGCGGCCTTGCGGAGCTGGTGCTTGGCATCATCATGATCGTAGGCATCATTGCAGGTTCCAATGCGCTTGGCGTCCTGCTCGGCGTGTGCCTGACAATCTACGGCATCCTCAGCATCGTCGAATGGGGAATCGTGGCTTCCGCCAAAAAATAA
- a CDS encoding MFS transporter yields MKRNIVIINLVAAFLWMSMYSYVPTLPAYATSLGATAAVVGAIGGAYGVMQIALRVPLGIISDKIGKDKFLLLIGFVILAVSGLMFIVAKDTFWVMMARGVGGAAAAWWVVICASYSKYNEEDKQVKAQGLLNASSNMGKVVAALAGGLLAQAFGLHAPFYFAFLVALVGIGCIMMFKTPKEEQKIVPPGGRELAALMKNKHLIVFSILAVFSQLLCFALPSYFTSVAAQNLGADSSQLGFLMVVYFLVTSISSLFVGTKLYKKIGGIKCIAVSFAIGAFSCLPMFYHMDITAIYVMQALSGICYGITCGALAGFVIKAVEPRYRSTATGILQSIFAIGIFLGPVIVGNVIEAASIDAAYWVIFTLTAAAAVLSLLLIPKEYDKM; encoded by the coding sequence ATGAAAAGAAATATCGTTATCATCAATCTCGTAGCGGCATTTTTGTGGATGTCCATGTATTCGTATGTGCCGACGCTGCCCGCATACGCGACGTCGCTGGGGGCGACGGCGGCGGTCGTAGGAGCGATCGGCGGCGCGTACGGCGTGATGCAGATCGCGCTGCGTGTGCCGCTGGGGATCATTTCGGATAAAATCGGCAAGGATAAATTTTTACTGCTGATCGGCTTTGTGATCCTCGCAGTCTCAGGCCTGATGTTCATTGTCGCCAAGGACACCTTCTGGGTGATGATGGCCCGCGGGGTGGGCGGCGCAGCCGCGGCGTGGTGGGTCGTGATCTGCGCGTCCTATTCGAAGTACAACGAAGAAGACAAGCAGGTAAAGGCGCAGGGGCTCCTCAATGCATCGTCCAATATGGGCAAGGTGGTCGCCGCGCTCGCTGGCGGACTTCTTGCGCAGGCGTTCGGCCTGCACGCACCCTTTTATTTCGCGTTTCTGGTCGCGCTCGTGGGCATCGGCTGCATCATGATGTTCAAAACGCCGAAGGAGGAACAGAAGATCGTTCCGCCGGGCGGAAGGGAGCTTGCGGCCCTGATGAAAAATAAGCACCTGATCGTTTTTTCCATCCTTGCCGTTTTTTCCCAGCTGCTGTGCTTTGCCCTGCCGAGTTATTTCACATCGGTCGCGGCGCAGAACCTCGGCGCGGATTCGTCGCAGCTGGGCTTCCTGATGGTGGTCTATTTCCTTGTGACGAGCATATCGTCGCTGTTCGTGGGGACGAAGCTGTATAAAAAGATCGGCGGAATCAAGTGTATCGCGGTCTCGTTTGCGATCGGCGCGTTCTCTTGCCTGCCCATGTTTTACCATATGGATATTACGGCGATCTACGTCATGCAGGCGCTTTCCGGCATCTGCTACGGCATCACATGCGGAGCGCTTGCCGGATTTGTCATCAAGGCGGTGGAGCCGCGCTACCGTTCCACCGCAACAGGAATCCTGCAATCCATTTTCGCGATCGGCATTTTCCTCGGGCCGGTGATCGTAGGAAATGTGATCGAGGCGGCGTCCATCGACGCGGCCTACTGGGTAATCTTTACGCTGACCGCGGCCGCAGCGGTCCTGAGCCTTTTGCTTATCCCGAAAGAATATGATAAGATGTGA
- a CDS encoding glycosyltransferase → MKIAFLAAANSPHTIKWANTLAEDHDVTVFSLPEQKDEQGELSEKVTVKYLPFTTAQGGYKKNAAQVKSELASGGFGVVNAFGATTYGVLAAKAKAPNVLLTVLGPDVYEGVDRGGKGLVKKSVKHASGVLAAAPNVITRVQSVYKKDQQYFVAPFGVDTEVFKKIGAEKPEDAMCFGSLKALEYGNGVDLVMDAFAKYLEKTTGAATLKIVGTGSLENSLKQKAQSLGIADKVEFTGYVKNADIPAMLGTMDATVQMGSAEAFGVPGIESMACEVPVVASDTVGASEYILNGVTGYLVKVGNVDRCCDCMMELRNKAAREHMGELARGDIKEEYELRDCKAKYEHALRAVGSRVM, encoded by the coding sequence ATGAAAATCGCATTTCTGGCGGCGGCAAATTCGCCGCACACAATCAAATGGGCGAACACGCTGGCGGAGGATCACGACGTTACGGTCTTTTCCCTGCCCGAACAAAAGGACGAACAGGGCGAACTCAGTGAAAAGGTGACGGTCAAATACCTTCCGTTCACCACGGCGCAGGGCGGCTATAAGAAAAACGCGGCGCAGGTGAAAAGCGAGCTCGCATCCGGCGGGTTCGGCGTGGTAAACGCGTTCGGAGCGACAACCTACGGCGTGCTTGCGGCGAAGGCAAAGGCACCGAACGTACTTCTGACGGTGCTCGGCCCCGACGTATACGAGGGCGTGGACCGCGGCGGCAAGGGCCTTGTGAAAAAGAGCGTCAAGCATGCGTCGGGCGTACTTGCGGCAGCCCCGAACGTAATTACGCGCGTACAGTCCGTCTACAAAAAGGACCAGCAGTATTTTGTGGCTCCGTTCGGCGTGGATACGGAGGTATTCAAAAAAATCGGCGCGGAAAAGCCGGAGGACGCAATGTGCTTTGGTTCCCTCAAAGCGCTTGAATATGGAAACGGCGTCGACCTCGTGATGGACGCGTTTGCAAAGTATCTCGAAAAAACGACGGGCGCGGCCACCCTCAAGATCGTGGGCACGGGCTCCCTCGAAAACAGCCTTAAGCAAAAGGCGCAGAGCCTGGGGATCGCCGACAAGGTGGAGTTCACAGGTTATGTGAAAAATGCGGATATCCCGGCAATGCTTGGCACGATGGATGCGACGGTGCAGATGGGAAGCGCGGAAGCGTTCGGCGTACCGGGAATCGAATCGATGGCATGCGAAGTGCCGGTGGTGGCTTCGGACACGGTGGGTGCGAGCGAATATATCCTGAACGGCGTGACCGGATACCTCGTGAAAGTCGGCAATGTGGACCGCTGCTGCGACTGCATGATGGAGCTCAGGAACAAGGCGGCGCGCGAGCACATGGGCGAGCTTGCACGCGGGGATATCAAGGAAGAATACGAGCTTCGCGACTGCAAGGCAAAATACGAACATGCGCTGCGGGCGGTTGGTTCACGTGTAATGTAA
- a CDS encoding acyl carrier protein, with protein sequence MVELERVQQLLAMASPKEIEEITPEKHLISDLEMDSFGLMEVVMAFEDEFGVEIPDRDLRLLDTVEDVLIYLEDKTGTQHMPARVF encoded by the coding sequence GTGGTAGAGCTGGAAAGGGTACAGCAGCTTCTGGCGATGGCCTCTCCAAAAGAGATTGAAGAGATCACGCCGGAAAAGCATTTGATTAGTGACCTGGAAATGGATTCGTTTGGACTGATGGAAGTCGTGATGGCGTTTGAAGACGAATTCGGGGTAGAGATACCGGACAGGGATTTGCGGCTGCTGGATACGGTAGAAGACGTATTGATATACCTCGAAGACAAAACAGGGACGCAGCATATGCCCGCAAGAGTGTTCTAA